A genome region from Hymenobacter tibetensis includes the following:
- the zwf gene encoding glucose-6-phosphate dehydrogenase yields the protein MNSNEKIQPTIFVIFGGTGDLNARKLAPALYNLYLEGWLPKQFSIIGTGRTKLKDEEFRANLLKDINQFSRSGKAKPEQWEVFSQNLFYQASDLNDAETYKEFGVRIQQHEADWHVRANVIYYLAVAPNFFPIIAENLAKSKLTKDAERTRIVIEKPFGHDLESAKSLNQLLTRIFNERQIYRIDHYLGKETVQNIMAFRFANSILEPVWNRNHIDHVQISVTEQLGAGERAGYYDGSGALRDMIQNHLLQLLCIVAMEPPISFNAEEVRNRKVDVLRAMRRFSPEDVRLSTVRGQYGSGWIEGKEVPGYRDELGSESNTETFAAVKFFVDNWRWEGVPFYLRTGKRMHQSASVITIQFKDVPHFMFPASAADNISHNRLIISIQPEMSIRLQVQAKRPGLDMVLNTVDMVFDYKGTYTNQAPEAYETLLLDTMLGDQTLFMRGDQVEEAWDLIMPILNTWQNRKSLNFPNYSADSWGPETAEALIAREGFHWFTLPVNHKKKPA from the coding sequence ATGAATAGCAACGAAAAAATACAGCCAACCATCTTTGTCATTTTCGGTGGCACCGGCGACTTGAACGCGCGCAAGCTGGCGCCTGCGCTTTATAACCTGTACCTGGAAGGCTGGCTGCCCAAGCAGTTCTCGATTATTGGTACGGGCCGCACCAAGCTGAAAGACGAAGAGTTTCGCGCCAACCTACTCAAGGACATCAACCAGTTTTCGCGCAGCGGCAAAGCCAAGCCCGAGCAATGGGAAGTCTTCTCGCAGAACCTGTTCTATCAGGCGTCTGACTTAAACGATGCCGAAACTTACAAGGAGTTTGGCGTTCGGATTCAGCAGCACGAAGCCGATTGGCACGTGCGGGCCAACGTTATCTACTACCTGGCCGTAGCGCCCAACTTCTTCCCCATCATTGCCGAAAACCTGGCCAAAAGCAAGCTCACCAAGGATGCGGAACGTACCCGCATTGTGATTGAGAAGCCGTTTGGCCACGATTTGGAATCGGCGAAGTCGTTGAACCAGCTGCTGACGCGTATTTTCAACGAGCGGCAGATTTACCGCATCGACCATTACCTGGGCAAGGAAACCGTGCAGAACATCATGGCGTTCCGGTTTGCCAACTCGATTCTGGAGCCCGTCTGGAACCGCAACCACATCGACCACGTGCAGATTTCGGTGACCGAGCAGCTCGGGGCCGGCGAGCGGGCCGGCTACTACGACGGCTCGGGCGCCCTGCGCGACATGATTCAGAACCACCTGCTGCAGCTGCTGTGCATTGTGGCCATGGAGCCGCCCATCAGCTTCAATGCCGAGGAAGTACGCAACCGCAAAGTGGACGTACTGCGGGCGATGCGCCGCTTCTCACCCGAAGATGTGCGCCTCTCCACGGTGCGCGGGCAGTACGGCAGCGGCTGGATTGAGGGCAAGGAAGTGCCCGGCTACCGCGACGAGCTAGGCTCGGAATCCAACACCGAAACCTTTGCTGCCGTGAAGTTTTTCGTGGACAACTGGCGTTGGGAAGGCGTACCGTTCTACTTGCGCACCGGCAAGCGCATGCACCAGTCGGCGTCCGTTATTACCATCCAGTTCAAGGACGTACCGCACTTTATGTTTCCGGCTTCTGCGGCCGACAACATCAGCCACAACCGCCTCATCATCAGCATTCAGCCTGAAATGAGCATCCGGCTGCAAGTGCAAGCCAAGCGCCCCGGCCTAGACATGGTGCTGAACACCGTAGACATGGTGTTTGACTACAAAGGCACGTACACCAACCAAGCGCCGGAAGCCTACGAAACCTTGCTGCTCGACACCATGCTCGGCGACCAGACCCTGTTCATGCGCGGCGACCAAGTGGAGGAAGCCTGGGACTTGATTATGCCTATTCTGAACACCTGGCAGAACCGCAAAAGCCTCAACTTTCCCAACTACTCGGCCGATTCGTGGGGCCCGGAAACTGCCGAAGCCCTCATCGCGCGCGAAGGGTTTCACTGGTTCACGCTTCCCGTCAATCACAAGAAAAAACCAGCCTAA
- the pgl gene encoding 6-phosphogluconolactonase, giving the protein MKLHISPVTSVVLRSLAEYFVVTATQAISTHGRFTVALSGGSSPKKLYELLASADFKDQLDWQKVYFFFGDERNVPHTSPDSNYLMAKTALFDPLHINPAQVFAVDTSLPPTEAAAHYTTAVNQHFGNEQARFDLILLGLGDNSHTASLFPYTTVLGAKTADVQAVYVEELKADRITLTAPLINQARAIAFLVFGEDKALAVRHILEDPENIENFPAQLVSPTDGELHWFLDAAAASRLTQQA; this is encoded by the coding sequence ATGAAGCTTCATATTTCTCCGGTCACGTCGGTGGTGCTCCGCAGCTTAGCGGAGTACTTTGTGGTCACGGCCACGCAAGCCATTAGCACCCACGGGCGTTTTACGGTGGCGCTTTCAGGGGGCAGTTCGCCCAAGAAACTGTACGAGTTGCTGGCTTCCGCTGACTTCAAAGACCAACTGGATTGGCAGAAAGTGTATTTCTTTTTCGGGGACGAGCGCAACGTACCGCACACCTCCCCGGATAGCAACTACCTGATGGCCAAAACCGCTCTGTTTGATCCGCTGCACATCAACCCCGCCCAGGTTTTTGCGGTTGATACCAGCTTGCCCCCAACCGAAGCCGCCGCGCACTACACGACGGCTGTTAACCAGCACTTCGGCAACGAGCAGGCCCGCTTCGATTTGATTCTGCTGGGGCTCGGCGACAACTCACACACGGCTTCGCTGTTTCCATACACCACGGTGTTGGGCGCCAAGACCGCCGACGTGCAGGCAGTGTATGTGGAAGAGCTGAAGGCAGACCGGATTACGCTCACGGCGCCGTTGATCAACCAGGCTCGCGCTATTGCGTTCCTGGTTTTCGGAGAAGACAAAGCCTTGGCCGTACGCCACATTCTGGAAGACCCTGAAAATATCGAGAACTTCCCGGCCCAGCTCGTTTCGCCTACCGATGGCGAACTGCATTGGTTTCTGGATGCCGCTGCTGCTTCCCGGCTAACGCAACAGGCATAG
- the rpiA gene encoding ribose-5-phosphate isomerase RpiA yields MTPIQDKSHLDQEKQDAARAALRWVQDGMLVGLGTGSTAAHFIRQLGAKVQAGELRVQATATSLASENLARQLGIPLIEPRRGLRFNLTVDGADEVDPHLHLIKGGGGALLREKIIATASDYLLVIADSSKAVAQLGKFPLPLEVVSFALPWVLDAVAALGGNPVVRMSQQDPDKHAQSDQGNLLVDCHFGALNEVEQLARQLKTIPGIVEHGLFLGLARAALVVQHGQVQVLRPDAAPQAADSFAALP; encoded by the coding sequence ATGACACCTATACAAGACAAAAGCCACTTAGATCAGGAAAAGCAGGACGCGGCCCGGGCGGCGTTGCGGTGGGTGCAAGACGGGATGTTGGTTGGCTTGGGCACTGGCAGCACTGCCGCGCATTTCATTCGACAGCTCGGGGCAAAGGTGCAAGCCGGCGAGCTACGCGTGCAGGCCACGGCCACCTCACTGGCCAGCGAAAACCTGGCCCGGCAACTCGGCATCCCGCTCATAGAGCCACGCCGCGGCCTGCGCTTCAACCTGACGGTGGACGGTGCCGATGAAGTGGACCCGCACTTGCACCTGATAAAAGGTGGGGGAGGGGCGCTGCTGCGGGAAAAGATTATTGCCACCGCTTCCGATTACCTGCTCGTCATTGCCGATTCTTCGAAAGCGGTAGCGCAACTCGGGAAGTTTCCACTGCCGCTGGAAGTTGTTTCGTTTGCCTTGCCGTGGGTGCTGGATGCCGTGGCTGCCCTGGGCGGAAATCCGGTGGTGCGCATGAGCCAACAGGACCCAGACAAACACGCGCAGTCCGACCAAGGAAATCTGTTGGTTGACTGTCATTTCGGTGCGCTAAACGAGGTGGAGCAGCTCGCCAGGCAGCTTAAAACAATACCCGGTATTGTGGAGCACGGCCTGTTTCTGGGGCTGGCCCGCGCCGCTCTGGTGGTCCAACACGGGCAAGTGCAGGTGCTACGGCCCGATGCTGCGCCACAAGCAGCCGACAGTTTTGCAGCACTGCCCTAA
- a CDS encoding RNA polymerase sigma factor, which yields MSREQDEKTLLEAVAAGSREAFTCLYSTHLSGLFRYARLFVASPAEAEELIQEVFVRIWERRATLTHISSFKAYAYQTTKHLVIDCWREKKQQAIQQQRFLREAAAPSLADEELIYHQGYQLAQQAIAQLPPKRKQIFLLRTQDELSLDDIAQELAISKPVVKKQFYAATAFVKAYLKRHADWSFGAFCLLALVKLTVKSAQ from the coding sequence ATGAGCAGGGAACAGGACGAAAAGACGTTGCTAGAGGCGGTAGCAGCGGGCAGCAGAGAAGCTTTTACGTGTTTGTACAGCACCCATCTGAGCGGCCTGTTTCGTTACGCTCGTTTGTTTGTTGCCTCACCCGCAGAGGCCGAAGAACTGATTCAGGAGGTTTTTGTGCGGATTTGGGAGCGACGCGCTACGCTCACACACATTTCCTCTTTCAAAGCCTACGCCTACCAAACCACCAAGCATCTGGTAATTGATTGCTGGCGCGAAAAGAAGCAGCAGGCCATCCAGCAACAACGCTTCCTGCGCGAAGCCGCTGCCCCCTCGCTAGCCGACGAGGAGCTGATTTATCACCAAGGATACCAACTAGCACAGCAGGCTATTGCGCAACTGCCCCCGAAAAGAAAGCAGATCTTTTTGCTGCGCACCCAAGACGAACTTTCGTTGGACGACATTGCCCAGGAGCTAGCTATTTCCAAACCGGTGGTGAAAAAGCAATTCTACGCCGCTACAGCGTTTGTCAAGGCTTATTTAAAGCGGCACGCCGACTGGTCGTTCGGCGCTTTCTGCTTGCTGGCTTTAGTGAAACTGACAGTTAAATCCGCTCAGTAG
- a CDS encoding FecR domain-containing protein: MTPQQRRLFLEKYATGQHSPAEQEAFQRWLAQASGEELEQALTQYERLHLPGTEPAAPELLAGIEARLDRLLQPAASAPAVRQLWPRLFWVAAAVIGLLLLIGGRYFLPTPSPANTTLAYLHKRVPAGRTDSLMLPDGSEVVLNAGSTLSYPAQFTPTRRDVYLTGEGYFRVTKNAARPFVVHSGKLQTEVVGTSFNVYAYPTATRQEVTVLTGAVRVRDTASQQHVGLRPAQRAVFELATSELRAMPATNPGVSLAWRRGQLRFEDAPLDEVLDKLSVRYGVAIRTRAPRLNKCRLTVRFEGETLPEVLQIVAALTHSRYHTDSPHLIWLEGQGCSG; encoded by the coding sequence ATGACTCCCCAGCAGCGTCGCCTCTTCCTGGAAAAATACGCAACCGGCCAGCACTCCCCAGCCGAGCAGGAGGCGTTTCAGCGCTGGCTCGCGCAGGCTTCTGGCGAGGAACTAGAGCAGGCCCTAACCCAGTATGAGCGCCTGCACCTTCCCGGCACGGAGCCAGCAGCGCCCGAGTTACTAGCCGGCATCGAGGCTCGGCTGGACCGTCTCTTGCAGCCTGCTGCTTCCGCGCCGGCAGTCCGGCAGTTGTGGCCGCGCTTGTTCTGGGTGGCGGCGGCCGTCATTGGGCTGCTGTTGCTGATTGGCGGGCGCTACTTCCTGCCTACTCCGAGCCCTGCCAACACCACCCTAGCCTACCTGCACAAGCGCGTGCCCGCTGGCCGCACCGACTCGCTGATGCTGCCCGATGGCAGTGAGGTGGTACTCAACGCGGGGAGCACCCTCTCCTATCCGGCGCAGTTTACACCCACTCGTCGCGACGTGTACTTGACGGGTGAGGGATACTTCCGAGTTACTAAAAATGCGGCCCGCCCATTCGTGGTACACAGTGGCAAGCTACAAACCGAAGTGGTGGGCACCAGCTTCAACGTGTACGCCTACCCTACTGCCACCAGGCAGGAAGTAACCGTGCTGACGGGAGCAGTGCGGGTACGGGACACCGCCAGCCAGCAGCACGTGGGGTTGCGCCCGGCCCAACGGGCGGTGTTTGAGCTTGCTACCAGCGAGTTGCGTGCCATGCCCGCTACCAACCCAGGAGTTAGTTTGGCGTGGCGGCGCGGGCAACTGCGGTTTGAAGACGCGCCGCTTGATGAAGTGCTCGATAAGCTCTCCGTCCGCTACGGGGTGGCCATCCGGACCCGCGCCCCGCGCCTCAACAAGTGCCGCCTCACGGTGCGCTTCGAGGGCGAAACCCTGCCTGAAGTCCTACAAATCGTGGCGGCCCTCACCCACAGCCGCTACCATACCGACTCTCCCCACCTGATTTGGCTGGAAGGCCAGGGCTGCTCTGGTTAA
- a CDS encoding SusC/RagA family TonB-linked outer membrane protein translates to MPNKYSPLAQMLRSLRRPVPGLLLTTMLTAAWISPDLAQEALQKRISCELQNQTLRQVLHTISEQAAVPIAFTSDLPLLDEKTSVQASRESVSKVLGRLLGPLGLSYRVVAGQIIVEKPATAPALGKPTGQVVLDVQGVVRDATTGEPLPGARVQIKNSTVGATTNETGAFTLQVPDEDAILVVNFIGYNPQEIRVGTQRTITIALKTNVTALNQVVVVGYTTQEAKDVTGAVGILPLERVRNFPVASVDKLLQGQVAGVQVSNDGAPGGNSVVRVRGLGTLGDNDPLYIIDGVPTKAGLSQLNPNDVESMQVLKDASSTAIYGARASNGVVVITTKQGKAGKTQLSFDSYYGVQSVYNLPSMVSPTELAQIEFDAQRNSGQTPSHPQYGNGAQPVLPEFLQRNPDVRANQGGTNWFKTIFRTAPIQNYSLGLSGGNESGRHAINLSYFNQDGILDHTGFKRASLRANTEYTVLGKLKVGENFTASYGRSTQASSNAVNGGVVFDAFRLPSIVPVRDELGNFAGPAAGLGDAGNPLRALYNARDNATKNLRALGNAYAELELADNLFVRSSIGIDYLTSNFRGFTPSYVEGIANNPIASLNNTNAYTTNWTWTNTARYSRTFGEHTLAAVVGTEAIENNEEGFNAYRENFLISDPDFRYLDAGQGLQTNGGTGSAWSLFSQFGRLDYNFGGKYLASASVRRDGSSRFPSNNRYAVFPAFSAGWRVSEETFMKQVDWLSNLKVRGSWGQSGNQEIGNYPAFDIYGISPSNTNYPLTGSNGTVQTGYTARAIGNRNLKWETTTQTDIGLDFGVLGNQLNFSVDWFDKVTKDVLVRVPRPALAGEVLVPYENAGRIRNRGLEFQATYQSDATKDFQWGVSANGSAVRNKVLSLGEGNLSIPGYVSNNLTRGQSLSRTEVGKPVAYFYGYVVDGIFQNQAEVDAAPIQNGKAVGRWRYQDLNGDGTVNAQDQKQIGKPSPDFTYGLNLNASYKGFDLSAFIQGVQGIDIYNFSKYHTDFAFDPFNKNTRILDSWTPQNMGATLPQLSKTNVNDELRPSTYFVENGSYARLKNLQIGYTLPATLTSAIKASSLRVYVQAQNLFTVTDYTGMDPEVNLQNYNAADRNLDQNVDRGYYPQPRAVLFGVNARF, encoded by the coding sequence ATGCCCAACAAGTATTCTCCTCTGGCCCAGATGCTGCGGAGCCTGCGTCGGCCAGTGCCCGGCTTGCTGCTGACTACTATGCTGACCGCCGCCTGGATTTCGCCGGACCTGGCGCAGGAAGCCTTGCAGAAGCGTATCAGCTGCGAGCTGCAAAACCAGACGCTGCGGCAGGTGCTGCACACCATCAGCGAGCAGGCAGCCGTGCCCATTGCCTTCACCAGCGACCTGCCCTTGCTCGACGAGAAAACCAGCGTGCAAGCCAGCCGCGAGTCGGTTTCCAAGGTGCTGGGCCGGTTGCTTGGTCCGCTGGGCCTAAGCTACCGGGTAGTGGCCGGGCAGATTATTGTAGAGAAACCCGCCACCGCGCCTGCTCTTGGCAAGCCAACGGGCCAGGTGGTGCTGGACGTGCAGGGCGTGGTGCGTGATGCCACCACGGGGGAACCCTTGCCGGGGGCCCGGGTGCAGATCAAAAACTCCACAGTGGGCGCAACCACCAATGAGACTGGTGCCTTCACGCTGCAAGTACCCGACGAAGATGCCATTCTGGTGGTCAACTTCATTGGCTACAACCCGCAGGAGATTCGGGTGGGAACCCAACGCACCATCACTATTGCGCTGAAAACCAACGTTACGGCCCTCAACCAAGTGGTGGTGGTGGGCTATACCACCCAGGAGGCCAAGGACGTAACCGGGGCGGTCGGCATTTTGCCGCTGGAACGGGTGCGCAACTTCCCGGTGGCTAGCGTGGATAAGCTGCTGCAAGGCCAAGTGGCCGGCGTGCAAGTCAGCAACGACGGCGCGCCCGGTGGCAACAGCGTGGTGCGGGTGCGCGGCCTGGGCACGCTCGGCGACAACGACCCGCTCTATATTATTGACGGGGTGCCCACCAAAGCAGGGTTGAGCCAGCTCAACCCCAACGACGTGGAGTCGATGCAGGTGCTGAAAGACGCTTCCTCGACGGCTATCTACGGGGCGCGGGCGTCCAACGGGGTGGTAGTCATTACCACCAAGCAGGGTAAGGCCGGCAAGACGCAGCTGAGCTTCGACTCGTACTACGGGGTGCAGTCAGTGTACAACCTGCCCAGCATGGTATCGCCGACAGAACTGGCCCAAATCGAGTTCGACGCCCAGCGCAACAGCGGCCAAACGCCGAGCCACCCGCAATACGGCAACGGCGCACAGCCGGTGCTACCGGAGTTTTTGCAGCGTAACCCCGATGTGCGAGCCAACCAAGGCGGCACCAACTGGTTTAAAACCATCTTCCGCACGGCACCCATTCAGAACTACTCACTAGGACTGTCGGGCGGCAACGAAAGTGGTCGGCACGCCATCAACCTGTCGTACTTCAACCAAGACGGCATTCTGGACCACACGGGCTTCAAGCGGGCTTCGTTGCGGGCCAACACCGAGTACACGGTGCTGGGCAAGCTGAAAGTCGGCGAAAACTTCACGGCCAGCTACGGCCGCTCCACCCAAGCCTCGTCCAATGCCGTGAACGGCGGGGTGGTGTTTGATGCTTTCCGGCTGCCTTCCATCGTGCCTGTCCGCGACGAGCTAGGCAACTTCGCTGGTCCAGCGGCCGGCCTTGGCGACGCCGGCAACCCCCTGCGGGCCCTCTACAACGCCCGCGACAACGCCACCAAAAACCTGCGGGCCCTCGGCAACGCCTACGCCGAACTGGAACTAGCTGACAACCTGTTTGTGCGGTCTTCTATCGGCATCGACTACCTGACCAGCAACTTCCGTGGGTTCACGCCGAGCTACGTGGAAGGCATTGCCAACAACCCCATTGCCAGCCTCAACAACACCAACGCCTACACCACCAACTGGACCTGGACCAACACGGCCCGCTACAGCCGCACCTTCGGGGAGCACACCCTGGCCGCAGTGGTGGGCACCGAGGCCATCGAAAACAACGAGGAAGGCTTCAATGCCTACCGCGAAAACTTTCTGATCAGCGACCCGGATTTCCGCTACCTCGACGCCGGCCAGGGCCTGCAAACCAACGGCGGTACCGGCTCGGCTTGGTCGTTGTTCTCGCAGTTCGGCCGCCTCGACTACAACTTCGGCGGCAAGTATCTGGCGTCGGCGTCGGTGCGGCGCGACGGGTCCAGCCGCTTCCCCAGCAACAACCGCTACGCCGTGTTCCCGGCTTTCTCGGCGGGCTGGCGCGTGTCGGAAGAAACGTTTATGAAGCAGGTGGATTGGCTGAGCAACCTGAAAGTGCGCGGCTCCTGGGGGCAAAGCGGCAACCAGGAAATCGGTAACTACCCGGCCTTCGACATCTATGGCATCAGCCCCTCGAACACCAACTATCCGCTGACTGGCAGCAACGGCACCGTCCAAACCGGCTACACGGCCCGCGCCATCGGCAACCGCAACCTGAAGTGGGAAACCACCACCCAAACCGATATCGGCCTCGACTTCGGCGTGCTGGGCAACCAGTTGAACTTCAGCGTTGATTGGTTCGACAAAGTAACCAAGGACGTACTGGTGCGCGTGCCGCGCCCGGCCCTGGCCGGGGAAGTGCTGGTGCCCTACGAAAACGCCGGCCGCATCCGCAACCGCGGCTTGGAGTTCCAAGCCACCTACCAGAGCGACGCCACCAAGGATTTCCAGTGGGGCGTGTCGGCCAACGGGTCGGCAGTACGCAACAAGGTGCTGTCGTTGGGCGAGGGCAACCTCTCGATTCCGGGTTACGTGAGCAACAATCTCACGCGCGGCCAGTCGCTTTCGCGCACCGAAGTAGGCAAGCCGGTGGCGTATTTCTACGGCTACGTGGTGGATGGCATCTTCCAGAACCAGGCCGAAGTGGACGCCGCCCCCATCCAAAACGGCAAGGCCGTTGGGCGCTGGCGCTATCAGGATTTGAACGGCGACGGCACGGTGAACGCGCAGGACCAAAAGCAGATCGGCAAGCCTTCGCCGGATTTCACGTACGGGCTGAACCTGAATGCCTCCTACAAAGGCTTCGACCTCAGTGCTTTCATCCAGGGCGTGCAAGGCATTGACATCTACAACTTCAGTAAGTATCACACCGATTTCGCCTTCGACCCTTTCAACAAGAATACCCGCATCCTCGACTCCTGGACGCCGCAGAACATGGGCGCCACGCTGCCGCAGCTCAGCAAAACCAACGTCAACGACGAGCTGCGGCCCTCCACCTACTTCGTGGAAAACGGCTCGTACGCTCGCCTAAAAAACCTGCAGATCGGCTACACCTTGCCGGCTACCCTCACCAGCGCCATCAAGGCCAGCAGCTTGCGCGTGTATGTGCAGGCCCAGAACCTGTTCACCGTCACCGATTACACCGGCATGGACCCGGAAGTGAACCTGCAAAACTACAACGCCGCCGACCGCAACCTCGACCAGAACGTGGACCGTGGCTACTATCCGCAGCCCCGCGCGGTGTTGTTCGGCGTCAACGCTCGGTTTTAA
- a CDS encoding RagB/SusD family nutrient uptake outer membrane protein → MKNKILVLALAATLAGCDKDFLDQEPKASLSSTDLNNLAAVEALITAAYAPLGGQIDDANNAFNSPGTNWTFGDVVSDDAYKGGGGVGDQNGMHLMEIFLTNANIIDVDRKWRAGYEGVARANRAIQAVNNFAGMSAEQKTIRLGELHLLRGHYYFDLKKVYNRIPWVDETPRTITEYDIPNNLSDAELWKNIENDFLLAETSLPAKQADLGRLTKGAATAYLAKLYLYTKDYPKVITKVDALLATGLYRLNDNYHDNFDPSKEHGPESLFTIERSIRDGTPSNYRGSLDERLLNPGGPFYPVYGFDAPSQDLVNAFKTTAAGLPQTDKSDVGTNDSVDPRLDHAVARPGIQFLDLAPYAASWVRDAGTYGQFSFKKRMVSSRSTFYLNQFPWVSALNYDIIRLADVLLFKAEALAETDNLEGARTIVNQIRRRATNDQVRNADGTPAARYNVAPYTAVWTDPEVARQAVRTERRLEMALEGHRFFDLVRWGVADQVMNEHFAREKSRRTYLSTARFVKGTHEYWPIPQTQLNLSKGLLTQNAGY, encoded by the coding sequence ATGAAAAATAAGATTCTCGTACTGGCGCTGGCCGCCACGCTGGCCGGTTGCGACAAAGACTTTCTCGATCAGGAGCCCAAAGCCAGCCTTTCCTCCACCGACCTCAACAACCTGGCCGCGGTGGAAGCCCTGATAACGGCAGCGTACGCGCCCCTGGGTGGACAAATCGACGACGCCAACAACGCCTTCAACTCGCCGGGCACCAACTGGACCTTCGGCGACGTGGTATCCGACGATGCCTACAAGGGCGGTGGCGGCGTGGGCGACCAGAACGGCATGCACCTGATGGAAATCTTCCTAACCAACGCCAACATCATTGATGTGGACCGCAAGTGGCGCGCCGGCTACGAGGGCGTTGCCCGCGCCAACCGCGCCATTCAGGCCGTCAACAACTTTGCGGGCATGAGCGCCGAGCAGAAAACCATCCGGCTGGGCGAACTGCACTTGCTGCGCGGGCACTACTATTTCGACCTCAAGAAGGTGTATAACCGCATTCCGTGGGTGGACGAGACGCCGCGCACCATCACCGAGTACGACATTCCGAACAACCTATCGGATGCCGAGCTGTGGAAAAACATCGAGAATGATTTCCTGCTTGCGGAAACCAGCTTGCCCGCCAAGCAGGCAGATTTGGGCCGCCTAACCAAGGGCGCCGCCACGGCCTACTTGGCCAAGCTCTACCTCTACACCAAGGACTACCCCAAGGTAATTACCAAGGTGGACGCGCTGCTGGCCACCGGCCTCTACCGCCTCAACGATAACTACCACGACAACTTCGACCCCAGCAAAGAGCACGGCCCAGAAAGCCTGTTCACCATCGAGCGGTCCATCCGCGACGGTACGCCCAGCAACTACCGCGGCAGCCTCGATGAGCGCCTCTTGAACCCTGGCGGGCCGTTTTACCCGGTATACGGCTTTGACGCGCCCAGTCAAGACCTAGTGAATGCCTTTAAAACCACGGCCGCCGGCCTACCCCAAACCGACAAGTCCGACGTGGGCACCAACGACTCCGTGGACCCGCGCCTCGACCACGCGGTGGCCCGGCCGGGCATCCAGTTTCTGGACTTGGCTCCCTACGCCGCCTCTTGGGTGCGCGATGCTGGTACCTACGGGCAGTTTTCGTTTAAGAAGCGTATGGTTAGCTCCCGCTCCACGTTCTACCTCAACCAGTTCCCGTGGGTTAGCGCGCTGAACTACGACATTATCCGGTTGGCCGATGTGCTGTTGTTTAAGGCTGAAGCGCTGGCGGAAACCGACAACCTGGAAGGCGCCCGCACCATCGTCAACCAAATCCGCCGCCGCGCCACCAACGACCAAGTGCGCAACGCCGATGGTACCCCCGCCGCGCGCTACAACGTGGCCCCGTACACCGCCGTCTGGACCGACCCCGAGGTGGCCCGCCAAGCGGTGCGCACCGAGCGCCGCCTGGAAATGGCCTTGGAAGGTCACCGCTTCTTTGACTTGGTGCGCTGGGGTGTTGCCGACCAAGTGATGAACGAGCACTTCGCCCGCGAGAAAAGCCGCCGCACCTACCTTTCCACGGCCCGCTTCGTGAAAGGCACCCACGAGTACTGGCCAATTCCGCAAACCCAGCTTAATCTCAGCAAAGGGCTACTAACGCAGAACGCCGGCTACTAA